TTCGATGGTAATGACGTGACTGTTGCGGTGCGTATTCATATGGCGCACCATGGCAGCAAGGGTAGTGGATTTACCGGAACCGGTCGGACCCGTGACCAGGATCAGACCTCTGGGTTTCATTGCGAGGTCTTTCAGGATATCAGGCAGTCCCAGCTCGTTAATACTTGGAATATCCGGAACAATGACCCTGATCGCGGCCGCCAGGCTTTTTCGCTGGCTGTAGACGTTAACCCTGAAACGGCTGATACCAGGGATCGTATAGGAAAAGTCAACTTCTCCCTTTTGCTGCAAACGGTTTTTCACGGGTTCATCCATTAGTTCATCAACAAGCTCTTTGGTGTCCAACGGAGACAAATACTTGGCATTTGCCATCGGAGTCAAGATACCATTGATTCTGAACATTGGGGGAAGACCGGTTGTGATGTGGAGGTCAGAAGCTTTAAGTTCCAATGACATTAAAAGTAAGTCCCTGATATTTAGATTCATACAAACACTCCTCAACATAAATAGATTTGATCGGTCTATTCAATACTATAGGTTACTTTTAATAATTCTTCCGTGGTGGTGGTTCCGTCCAGAACCAGACGGGTACAGGTATCACGCAGGGAAATATAGCCGAAACGGCCGGCAATATGTCTTATTTGATCAGGAGTTACTCCCCGATTAACCATCTCGCGGATATCCTTGTTGATCGGAATGATTTCATGGATGGCGGTTCGACCGGAATAACCGGTGTAATTACAGGCAGGACATCCGGTCCCCTTGTAAAGGGGCTGGGGTTCGCGCAGTTTCAGCAGCATCATTTCGGCATGTTCCGGCCGGTATGAAGTTTTGCATTTTGGACAGATTTTGCGGACAAGTCTTTGAGCCATTAGGCCGACAACAGCGGAAGAAACAAGATAAGATTCAATTCCCATATCGACTAGCCGGATAATCGAGGAAGCTGCATCGTTGGTGTGGATAGTGCTTAAGACCAGGTGGCCGGTGATGGCTGAACGGATCGCAATCTGGGCTGTTTCCGAGTCGCGGATCTCCCCAATCATGATAATGTCGGGGTCCTGACGCAGAATCGACCGCAGTCCCGAGGCAAAAGTCAGGCCAGCTTTGGTATTGACTTGGACCTGATTGATCCCATCCATCCGGTATTCAACAGGGTCTTCTACGGTGATGATATTGACAGTTGGTTTATTCAATTCTCGCATGACTGCGTAAAGTGTCGTCGTTTTTCCGGAACCGGTGGGGCCAGAAACAAGGATGATCCCATTTGGACTTTTGATGATCCGGTCAAACAGCTCAAGATTTTCAGCAGTAAAGCCTAGCTCAGATTTGGTATAGGTACTGTTTCTCATTCCGAGCACGCGGATAACTATCTTTTCTCCGTGGACTGTTGGAAGTATGGAAAGCCTGAGGTCAACGTTATTGCCGTCAATGCTGACTTCAATTCTGCCGTCCTGGGGTAGGCGCTTCTCAGCAATATCCATTTGCCCCATGATCTTAATTCTGGTGACGATGGCCTGGTGGGCCGCTTTAGATGTTTTCATGGCTTCCTGAAGTTCTCCGTCTATCCGGTAGCGGATCCGCATTTCATTGTCAGACGGTTCAATATGGATGTCACTGGCATTTGTCTTGATGGCATGCTGAATCACGGAATTAACCAGTCTTACGACAGGGGCATTCGTCACCTCATCGCCAAACTGATCGTCAATTCCGGAGAAATCAACAAGGTCATACGTTTGTTTCAGTTCTTCAATCGCTTTTTCGGCGCTTTCCTTGCCATAATAGCGCTCGATCGCATTCATGATATCCGACGCGGTAGCCATGGCTGGCTTGACATCAAGCCGGGTTGCCCGTTTGACATCATCGATCGCATAAAAGTCCAGCGGGTCGACCATGGCAACGATCAGCACATTATTTTCCTTCTTGATCGGTATCAAGGAATGCTTTCTGACCATTCCTTCCGTAATCAGTCCCGTAGCAAGAGGATCAATCGGAGTTTCACCTAGATCATAGTAAGGAATATGATATTGAAATTCCAGCACTTTGAGTAGCTGTTTTTCCGTAATAGATTTCGTTTCAATAAGGATCTCGCCCAGTTTTTTAGAAGTTTTGGACTGCATTTCCAAAGCATCTTCGAGCTGCTTAGCAGTAATCACCTCTGATTCAACTAAAAGCTGTCCCAGTTTTCGCATCGTTTCCGGCATTTTTTTCTCCAATTTAATTATTTATATTTTGTCTATTTTAATTTATTGTATTATAGTGTAAATCAAAAATAAAGAAAAATTGCTAATATTTACAAATCCTGCGAATTTAGATACCCTAAGGGAAGAAAGATTAAAGGAGTGTTTGAGATGGAAACGTTTTTTATGGAACATGTTTGGCTGGTCTATTTGGGATTATTTATTGTCGGGCTTGCTGCCGGAAAATTTTTGAAAATATTAATTAGAAGAAACATGGAAGAAGAGCACAGAGATTTCCCATCCAAACCGGTCGTGGAAATCCTGAATGCGCTGCTGTACTGTGCTTTATTCTGGAAATACGGTTTTTCTCTAGAAACATTGAGTTTTCTGATTTTTGGCTCGATCCTTTTACTCATTGCGTTCATTGATTTTAAGACCATGCTGATCCCAAACTGGAGCGTTCTCCTGATTCTGGTTCTGGGTATTTTGTTTGCTTTCTTCAATCAGGATGTCTCCTGGCTGGAGAGGCTGATTGGCTTCTTTGGAGCTGGATTGGGTTTGCTGCTGATCTATATATTCTCGAGAGGCGGCATAGGCGGCGGAGATATCAAGCTGATGGCCGCAGCAGGCTTTTTCCTAGGCTGGAAACTAACGTTTTGGGCAATGCTTGTCGGTTCAATCATCGGCGGAGTCTTTGGGGTGATTATCCTGGTCAGCGGCAAAGGACAATTAAAGACTGCAATCCCATATGGACCGTTTTTAGTGATAGGTATCATAGGAAGCATTCTTTTTGGCAACGAAATGATTTCGTGGTATTGGAGTTTATTAATACGCTAAATTGTTTTATTATTTTTTACATTAGATGTATTGTTGTATTTTTGCCGCAAATAATAAGAAAATGCGAAAAATAACTGGCGATAAATTCTTTGGTGAGCGGTCAAAGTAAATGCAACCTTTGACAGAGTAAATATAGTGGGGTTTCATTGAGTCTGTCAAAATACTGGGAATAACAGGTATAGTACCTGTTAAAAATAGCCGATTCAGATTATATGGAGCGAAAATCTGCCAGCCGAGTTCTAAAAAAGAGTATACTAATAAAAGGGGTACCCGGAAACCGTTTTTCGGACAGAGTAACCGCGTCCCCCTGATCAGGATCGGTATGGATGTGTTCTGCGGGTTAAATGATACTGAAATTATTTTTTCAAAAGCGACGGCTTCAGCAGGATTTCATTAGCAGGAATCCTGCTGATTCTCAGCTTTTTAAGGACATCATCGTATCCGTAGATGAAGTTAAACACATCCAACGGCGATTTGTCGCCCAGTTTCTCCCTGGAATAGGAGTTGATATGCGACATCATAAGGTCAATATCCCCTTGGCACAGGGCGTCAAACGATGTGCCTTTGGGCAATATTTTCCTAATGAACTCGTGGTTCAACTCCACGTTGGGCTTCTGGTATGATGCGAATGGGTCGCAGTAGTACAGCCGCGTCCTGCGGCGGCCCTGTGCATCATACTCCAAAGCTTTCGGGTTTGAAAACTCTGAACCGTTGTCAGCGAGGCAAACGGAAAGAAGGCGGCTGAACACCTCTCTGCTAAGAGTTTCGTCTAGGCAGTTGAAGACGTCGATAACGGACTGGGAGGTATTGCGTTCCCTGATGAAGGCCAGCATCAAGTCACAGGACTTGAACATCATCGTGAGCAGGACCTTTCCACCGACACGCCCGATAACTGAATCTATCTCAACGACCGGAGCGTCTGATGCTTCCGTAAAGGCCAGGAAGTCGGCGTAGGTGCGGCCAAGCCTGCAGGTGCTGTCGATTTTATGCTCCACCGTTTTGGTTTTTCTGGGCTTAAGGCGGCAGACCCGGGGCATGTCAATGTTTCTCGCCTTAAAGAGTCCGCCGGAAACATAGCGGTAGATGGATTTCTCACTGACGATAAGCCTGTCGGCATTGTGGACTGCGATGTGATGAACAGATTGCCCACGCTGGATGAGGGGACTGATCCATTCGTCAAGGTAGAGCAGTTCATCCTCGGTAATATTTGCACCGGAGCGGGATTCCACCAGCATCTCTCGGTATGCCTCATGAGCATTTCTGTGGAGGTAATACTTTTTCCGTAGGACACACTGGTAAGCTTCAAGACAACCGTTGCAGACATACGGTGGATCATAAAGCCTGTGGCAGCGTCGCTCCTCGAATTCCTCGCATACGGCATTGCAGTAATTACAGCGGGAACACTTTCTTGTGCAATTAGGCTTGTCGGAGCAGATCTGCATTTTTTGGCAGACATTGAGATTGGCGCAGCGGTTATGGATACGGTATGGCGCATATTTATTGCTTTCAATGGCGCGGGCGCGAATTTCACGGGAAATGGTGGATGCGCTTTTTTCAAGGGTGACGGCAATCCGCTTAAGAGATACGCCCTCTCGCAGTAGCTGCTCAATTTGTAGACGCTCCGAATCAGTGAGATGCTTGTTTTTGCCATGGTAAATTCTCCTTTGACTCAAAGATTCCCGCAGAACACATCCTAAAGTTCTTGTCGGAATATTGCCAGACTAAATGCAATCACTCCCCCATGGGGGAGTGAAGAAAAAGGAGACTTTCGATTGTAAGACTTAATGCCACTATCCTGTTTGAAGATTTAAATGCAATCACCCAGTAATGTATAGGTTGCATTTACAAAGTCAATTGAGGCGATAAATTCTTTTGAAAGAATCATGTGATTTGCTGTTGACAGTGTCAAAACAGCGTGATATTATAATAAAGCGTCTCGGGGCGGGAACGCCTGAAAGAAGCGCAAAGGTCATTGAAAACTGAACAACAAGAATGAATTAAAAGCTAGACTCGTCAATGAATTTTTGGTAAACAAACGAGCTGAATCAAGCTCCGTAAATAGTTTTTATGGAGAGTTTGATCCTGGCTCAGGACGAACGCTGGCGGCGTGCCTAACACATGCAAGTCGAACGGAGATAGTTAATGAAGCTTGCGATTTAGCTATCTTAGTGGCGAACGGGTGAGTAACGCGTGGGTAACCTGCCCTTAAGACCGGGACAACAGCTGGAAACGGCTGCTAATACCGGATGTATTGTCCGAGAGGCATCTCTTGGAGAAGAAAGCTGGCCTCTGAAAATGCTAGCGCTTAGGGATGGACCCGCGTCTGATTAGCTAGTTGGTGGGGTAGAGGCCTACCAAGGCGACGATCAGTAGCCGGCCTGAGAGGGTAAACGGCCACACTGGGACTGAGACACGGCCCAGACTCCTACGGGAGGCAGCAGTGGGGAATCTTCCGCAATGGACGAAAGTCTGACGGAGCAACGCCGCGTGTATGAAGAAGGCCTTCGGGTTGTAAAATACTGTTGTTAGGGAAGAACGGCATCTGTGTAAATAATGCAGGTGATTGACGGTACCTAACGAGGAAGCCCCGGCTAACTACGTGCCAGCAGCCGCGGTAATACGTAGGGGGCAAGGCGTTGTCCGGAATCATTGGGCGTAAAGGGCGCGTAGGCGGCAATATAAGTCTGATGTGAAAGTGCGGAGCTTAACTCCGTAAAGCATTGGAAACTGTATGGCTTGAGGACAGGAGAGGAAAGTGGAATTCCACGTGTAGCGGTGAAATGCGTAGAGATGTGGAGGAACACCAGTGGCGAAGGCGACTTTCTGGACTGTAACTGACGCTGAGGCGCGAAAGCGTGGGGAGCGAACAGGATTAGATACCCTGGTAGTCCACGCCGTAAACGATGAATGCTAGGTGTAGAGGGTATCGACCCCTTCTGTGCCGCAGTTAACACAATAAGCATTCCGCCTGGGGAGTACGGCCGCAAGGTTGAAACTCAAAGGAATTGACGGGGGCCCGCACAAGCGGTGGAGCATGTGGTTTAATTCGACGCAACGCGAAGAACCTTACCAAGGCTTGACATCCAACTAATCCCGTAGAGATATGGGAGTGCCCTTCGGGGAAAGTTGAGACAGGTGGTGCATGGTTGTCGTCAGCTCGTGTCGTGAGATGTTGGGTTAAGTCCCGCAACGAGCGCAACCCCTATATTTAGTTGCTAACAGGTAAAGCTGAGAACTCTAGATAGACTGCCGGTGACAAACCGGAGGAAGGTGGGGATGACGTCAAATCATCATGCCCCTTATGTCTTGGGCTACACACGTGCTACAATGGACGGTACAGACGGAAGCGAAGCCGCGAGGTGAAGCAAATCCGAGAAAGCCGTTCTCAGTTCGGATTGCAGGCTGCAACTCGCCTGCATGAAGTCGGAATCGCTAGTAATCGCAGGTCAGCACACTGCGGTGAATACGTTCCCGGGCCTTGTACACACCGCCCGTCACACCACGAAAGTTTGCAACACCCGAAGCCGGTGGGGTAACCGTAAGGAGCCAGCCGTCGAAGGTGGGGTAGATGATTGGGGTGAAGTCGTAACAAGGTAGCCGTATCGGAAGGTGCGGCTGGATCACCTCCTTTCTAAGGAGAACCGATTGAAGCTAGACTTCAATCTACTCCAAGGTCGGTACTTAGAGTAAAGCAGTGCAAACTGGACTGACTCTCAAGTAAGGTGAGTTTAGCAATTTATTTCTTGTTGTTTAGTTTTGAGTGACCCTGGGGGTATAGCTCAGCTGGGAGAGCGCTTGAATGGCATTCAAGAGGTCGCCGGTTCGATCCCGACTACCTCCACCATTAAAGCTTCATTCAGTGATAAAGGTGACTCAAAATTTTTTTGACTATATTTAACGTTATAATACGGTAAGTATGGAAAAAAATAAGGATTGCAAAGTAGAAACAGAAATGTTAAACTGACGATCCTGCTGCAGAAATGTGGTCAATCAAATCGGAAGTTAAAATGTTAATGCCATCCGTGGCGCATTTTAACTTAGCGCCATCCATGGCGCAGACGTTCTTTGTCGCTCCTTGCCATCCATGGCATCGCGACACTCGAACATCCTTGTTCTTTGAAAACTGCACAACGAGAAAAGCAGAATGCGAAATGCGAAAGTAAAGACAACGAAATGGCGTTCAAATTCTAAAGCGCAAAAACTTAAGGTTTTGGCGTGTGGCGAATTTGAACTTAGGAGCATCTATGCTCCGTCAGGTAAGAATTACTAAGCGCATAGGAGACATTCAAATCATCTATAACAAGTCGAGGAAGAACCAGAAGGTCAAGATATAAAGGGCATACGGTGGATGCCTTGGCGCCAAGAGCCGAAGAAGGACGCGGTTAACAGCGAAATGCCACGGGGAGTCGTAAGCAGGCATAGATCCGTGGATGTCCGAATGGGGCAACCCATCCAGAGTCATATTTGGATATCCTGTACTGAATAAATAGGTACAGCGAAGGCAAGTCGGGGAACTGAAACATCTAAGTACCCGGAGGAAAAGAAAGAATAATCGATTCCCAGAGTAGCGGCGAGCGAAACGGGACTAGCCCAAACCGGTCTCTTCGGAGGCCGGGGTTGTAGGACTCTCAAAACGGGTCAGTGTTTTTAGCTGAAGCGAACTGGAAAGTTCCGGCATAGGAGGTAAAACCCCTGTAAGCGAAAAGAAGACTGACTTAGAGAGTATCCTGAGTACCGCGGGACACGAGAAACCCCGTGGGAAGCAGGGGAGACCACTCCCCAAGGCTAAATACTACTTGGCGACCGATAGTGAACAAGTACCGTGAGGGAAAGGTGAAAAGCACCCCGGGAGGGGAGTGAAATAGAACCTGAAACCGTATGCTTACAAGCAGTCAAAGCGTTTAGGCGTGATGGCGTGCCTTTTGTAGAATGAACCGGCGAGTTGTGATATGCAGCGAGGTTAAGTATTTAAGATACGGAGCCGAAGCGAAAGCGAGTCTAAATAGGGCGACTAGTTGCATGTTGCAGACCCGAAACCGTGTGATCTACCCATGGTCAGAGTGAAGGTGAGGTAAAACTCATTGGAGGCTCGAACTCACTGTCGTTGAAAAGGCAGGGGATGAACTGTGGGTAGGGGTGAAATGCCAATCGAACACGGAGATAGCTGGTACTCCCCGAAATAGCTTTAGGGCTAGCCTCAATGGATGAAATACGGGGGTAGAGCACTGAATGGGCTAGGGGCTTAAAAGTTACTGAACCCTATCAAACTACGAATACCGTATTTTTAGAAGTTGGGAGTCAGACTGTGGGGGATAAGCTTCATAGTCGAGAGGGAAACAGCCCAGACCGACGGCTAAGGTCCCAGAGACTACGCTAAGTGGAAAAGGATGTGGAACCGCAGGGACAACCAGGATGTTGGCTTAGAAGCAGCCACCATTTAAAGAGTGCGTAATAGCTCACTGGTCGAGTGGTTCTGCGCCGAAAATGTAACGGGGCTCAAGCGTAGCACCGAAGCCGCGGCATACAGAGGTCAGATGACAGAGACCAGAAGTCGGAAAGAGGTAAAAGATGATAGAAAGCTATCGTGATCTGAGGGTATATCAGATTGCATATAAGCTAGCACTAGAAATTCATCGAATAAGCCAAAGATTTCCTGACTTCGAAAAGTATGAGATTGGGAGCCAAATAAGATAACAGATGACAGATGACAGAAGCCAGAGGTCAGAACGAGAATCTGACATCCGGCATCTGGTATCTGGATTCTGGAATTACAAATGGCCCAAGGATCAAAAGAAGAAACGAAGGTCTTGTTAGAGATAGTGAAAGATCTAGGTTATATCCAAGAAGAAGAGTATAAAGAATTGTTTAACAGATATGATGAGTTAGGCAAGCAACTCTATAAGCTTCATCAGAATTGGGAATAATCTGGCTTCTGGAATCTGTCATCTGACTTCTGAATGGGTAGGGGAGCATTGTCACAGCGTAGAAGGATAACTGTAAGGTTTACTGGAGTGGTGACAAGAGAGAATGCCGGTATGAGTATGCGAAAAGGAAGGTGAGAATCCTTCCCGCCGAAAATCTAAGGTTTCCTGGGGAAGGCTCGTCCGCCCAGGGTAAGTCGGGACCTAAGCTGAGGCCGAAAGGCGTAGGCGATGGACAATTGGTTGAAATTCCAATACCACCATAAATCGTTTGAGCGATGGGGTGACACAGGAGGATGACCTGAGCGTGCTGTTGGTTATGCACGTCCAAACATCAAGTGGGTGCTGTAGGCAAATCCGCAGCGCTAAACCGTGAGATGTGATGGGGAGCGAAAATAAGTAGCGAAGCGGGATAGTTC
This genomic stretch from Dehalobacter restrictus DSM 9455 harbors:
- a CDS encoding prepilin peptidase gives rise to the protein METFFMEHVWLVYLGLFIVGLAAGKFLKILIRRNMEEEHRDFPSKPVVEILNALLYCALFWKYGFSLETLSFLIFGSILLLIAFIDFKTMLIPNWSVLLILVLGILFAFFNQDVSWLERLIGFFGAGLGLLLIYIFSRGGIGGGDIKLMAAAGFFLGWKLTFWAMLVGSIIGGVFGVIILVSGKGQLKTAIPYGPFLVIGIIGSILFGNEMISWYWSLLIR
- a CDS encoding GspE/PulE family protein, whose translation is MPETMRKLGQLLVESEVITAKQLEDALEMQSKTSKKLGEILIETKSITEKQLLKVLEFQYHIPYYDLGETPIDPLATGLITEGMVRKHSLIPIKKENNVLIVAMVDPLDFYAIDDVKRATRLDVKPAMATASDIMNAIERYYGKESAEKAIEELKQTYDLVDFSGIDDQFGDEVTNAPVVRLVNSVIQHAIKTNASDIHIEPSDNEMRIRYRIDGELQEAMKTSKAAHQAIVTRIKIMGQMDIAEKRLPQDGRIEVSIDGNNVDLRLSILPTVHGEKIVIRVLGMRNSTYTKSELGFTAENLELFDRIIKSPNGIILVSGPTGSGKTTTLYAVMRELNKPTVNIITVEDPVEYRMDGINQVQVNTKAGLTFASGLRSILRQDPDIIMIGEIRDSETAQIAIRSAITGHLVLSTIHTNDAASSIIRLVDMGIESYLVSSAVVGLMAQRLVRKICPKCKTSYRPEHAEMMLLKLREPQPLYKGTGCPACNYTGYSGRTAIHEIIPINKDIREMVNRGVTPDQIRHIAGRFGYISLRDTCTRLVLDGTTTTEELLKVTYSIE
- a CDS encoding helix-turn-helix domain-containing protein; protein product: MSQRRIYHGKNKHLTDSERLQIEQLLREGVSLKRIAVTLEKSASTISREIRARAIESNKYAPYRIHNRCANLNVCQKMQICSDKPNCTRKCSRCNYCNAVCEEFEERRCHRLYDPPYVCNGCLEAYQCVLRKKYYLHRNAHEAYREMLVESRSGANITEDELLYLDEWISPLIQRGQSVHHIAVHNADRLIVSEKSIYRYVSGGLFKARNIDMPRVCRLKPRKTKTVEHKIDSTCRLGRTYADFLAFTEASDAPVVEIDSVIGRVGGKVLLTMMFKSCDLMLAFIRERNTSQSVIDVFNCLDETLSREVFSRLLSVCLADNGSEFSNPKALEYDAQGRRRTRLYYCDPFASYQKPNVELNHEFIRKILPKGTSFDALCQGDIDLMMSHINSYSREKLGDKSPLDVFNFIYGYDDVLKKLRISRIPANEILLKPSLLKK